CACGATGACTACTTGGGGAAAAGAGCGTGAAAATGAAGCTTATAAAAATATGGTGGATAAATTTGGTAATGGCATTTTTGCTTGTGTGATAGATAGCTATGATACGTTAAATGCGATAGATCTTTGGGGAAAATTATTTGATGAAGTAAAAGCTAAGGGCGGTCGCGTCGTACTTCGCCCAGATAGTGGAAATCCTGTAACAATGGCTAGTGAGTGTTTAGAAAAGATGATGGATATAGCGGGATTTAGCGTAAATCAAAAGGGCTATCGTCTGCTTCCAAATCACGTTAGGCTGATTTATGGAGATGGCATAAACCCGCAAAGTTTAGTCGATATTTTAAACGAGCTAAAACTTAGAAAGATAAGTGCGGATAATATCGTTTTTGGTATGGGCGGGGCGCTTTTGCAACACCTTAACCGCGATACTCTTAGATTTGCTATGAAAGCAAATGCAGTATCAAAAGATGGTAAGCACTGGATAGATGTGAAAAAAGATCCTATCACAGACCCAACAAAACGTTCAAAATCGGGTCGCCTTGCGCTTATAAGAAAAGGAAATTTATTTAAAACTATTAGGTTAGATGAGCTAAAAAAAGAAGAAAACAAGCTCAAACCAGTTTTTAAAGATGGCAAGATCTTAAGCAAAGTAAGCTTTGATGATATCAGAGCTAGGGTTAAGGAATTTGATTAAAGGATAAGATATGAAAAAAGAAGAGCTACTAACAAAATTTAAAGACAAACGTACAAAATGCGTGGTTTATACCAGAGTTATGGGTTATCACAGACCAGTTGAGAGTTTTAATCTTGGCAAACAAGGTGAGCATAAAGAGAGAGTCAAGTTTTTAGAACCTACTAAATGCTAGATAAATTTATCTATGATATCACGCCTTTTAGCGTTATTGATTATCCTGATGAGCTAGCTTGCTTGGTGTGGTTTGCAAGGTGCAATATGCGCTGCGTTTATTGCTACAACAAAGATATAGTTTTGGGCGAGGGCAAGTTTGATATCCATTATCTAAGCGAGTTTTTGAATTCACGCCAAAACCTTTTAAGCGCGGTAGTTTTAAGCGGTGGGGAATGCACTAAAAGTTTGCATTTTAGTGATGTTTTGAAGCTCGCTAAAGATCTTGGATATAAAACCAAAGTAGATACGAATGGAAGCAATCCTGAGATTATAGAAGAAAATTTGAGTTTGATCGATTTTATATCGCTTGATTTCAAAGCTCCAAAGGCTAAATTTGAAACGATCACCGCGTCAAATTTATATGATAAATTTATAAAAACACTTCAAATTTTACTAAAAAACAGAGCTAAATTTGAGTGTAGAACTACTATCCACGCAGATATACTAAACGAAAATGATATCAGCGATATGGCAAAAGTTTTAGAGCAAAACGGATATCGCCAAGCTTACTATCTACAAAACTTTTTTGAAGCTATAAATTTAGGAAATTTACAAAAACCAAAAGCTAAATTTGATCCAAATTTAATAAACTCAAATTTAAGCATTGTGCTTAGGAATTTTTGATTTTGTCTGTTTTGAGTTTTAAATTTTTTTGAATTTATATTGTTTATCGACGATTTTGTTGCAAAATTTAAATTTACAAATAAATTTAAAAAGCCAAATTCTCAAAATAAAATTTATACAAAAAGCAAAATTTTTATGGCTAAATCAAAGCCATAAAAATTTATTTCGTATCGTTATTTTTCCTCTTTAAAAAGCCTATTTCCGCTAAAATTTACGCCGTTTGTCATCCACTCATT
The sequence above is a segment of the Campylobacter hyointestinalis subsp. lawsonii genome. Coding sequences within it:
- a CDS encoding nicotinate phosphoribosyltransferase; the protein is MNLILNTDSYKISHYLQYPKEVNYVSSYIESRGGRWNRVLFYGLQMFLMEYLSKKITYEDIEEARDFIKAHGLVFNEDGWRYIVDEHGGALPLEIEAVKEGSIVQTDNVLLQIRNTDPKLPWLVGYLETAILRAIWYPVAVATNSYFCKQNILQFLNETGTPELIDFCLHDFGARGVSSFESAGIGGSAHMVNFKGSDTITGAVFAKKYYDADMAAFSIPASEHSTMTTWGKERENEAYKNMVDKFGNGIFACVIDSYDTLNAIDLWGKLFDEVKAKGGRVVLRPDSGNPVTMASECLEKMMDIAGFSVNQKGYRLLPNHVRLIYGDGINPQSLVDILNELKLRKISADNIVFGMGGALLQHLNRDTLRFAMKANAVSKDGKHWIDVKKDPITDPTKRSKSGRLALIRKGNLFKTIRLDELKKEENKLKPVFKDGKILSKVSFDDIRARVKEFD
- a CDS encoding anaerobic ribonucleoside-triphosphate reductase activating protein — its product is MLDKFIYDITPFSVIDYPDELACLVWFARCNMRCVYCYNKDIVLGEGKFDIHYLSEFLNSRQNLLSAVVLSGGECTKSLHFSDVLKLAKDLGYKTKVDTNGSNPEIIEENLSLIDFISLDFKAPKAKFETITASNLYDKFIKTLQILLKNRAKFECRTTIHADILNENDISDMAKVLEQNGYRQAYYLQNFFEAINLGNLQKPKAKFDPNLINSNLSIVLRNF
- the nrdD gene encoding anaerobic ribonucleoside-triphosphate reductase translates to MKKEELLTKFKDKRTKCVVYTRVMGYHRPVESFNLGKQGEHKERVKFLEPTKC